The following proteins come from a genomic window of Pocillopora verrucosa isolate sample1 chromosome 6, ASM3666991v2, whole genome shotgun sequence:
- the LOC136281609 gene encoding melanocyte-stimulating hormone receptor-like — translation MNESFCEVTLQYLPTYSDFKELRSTYIANCVFINFLTHTAIMWNIITIYAIRKASSLPKTLRTHMLSLAVSDVGVGLFAQPFYTSLLVRLLQQNHLGCNYYLVLNVCGYFFSLASFLGVVAVSVDRFLAVHLHLRYQELVTFKRVVVEVMAIWTASTFLSFFILWGTISLRDFIVSATATIGFTLMFVVYIRMYLIIRRHKNQIRSMVVQDIPQAAEMTNFAGLIKSTVGVFYVCLVFLACYLPYLICIAVIKINGTSTTLKKFHLFALTVVFLNSSLNPVIYCWKMRHIQRAIMEILRSMSWRRRQPSRLHYDRSSSFVHVDNRTPVFNKDVMQSVLAE, via the coding sequence ATGAACGAATCCTTTTGTGAAGTGACTCTGCAATATCTTCCCACTTATTCGGACTTTAAAGAACTTCGTTCAACTTACATTGCCAACTGTGTCTTCATTAATTTTCTAACTCATACTGCCATCATGTGGAACATAATAACAATATATGCGATACGAAAAGCTTCATCTTTGCCCAAGACTTTGAGAACTCATATGTTGAGCCTCGCTGTCTCCGATGTCGGTGTTGGTTTGTTTGCTCAGCCATTTTACACTTCTCTTCTCGTCAGATTGTTACAACAGAACCATCTTGGCTGTAATTATTATCTTGTGCTGAATGTTTGTGGTTATTTCTTTTCACTTGCGTCATTCCTCGGTGTTGTTGCGGTTAGTGTGGataggttcttagctgttcatcttcatttGAGATACCAGGAGCTTGTAACGTTCAAACGTGTTGTTGTTGAGGTGATGGCAATATGGACGGCTAGCacatttctgtctttttttattttgtgggGGACAATTTCTCTTCGGGATTTTATTGTTTCTGCTACTGCAACGATTGGTTTTACTCTCATGTTTGTGGTGTATATCAGAATGTACTTAATAATCCGACGCCACAAGAATCAGATTCGCTCTATGGTAGTACAAGATATACCTCAGGCTGCTGAAATGACGAATTTTGCGGGCCTCATTAAATCTACTGTTGGTGTATTCTACGTATGCCTTGTCTTCCTAGCTTGTTATTTACCGTACTTAATTTGTATAGCTGTTATTAAGATTAATGGCACAAGTACCACTTTAaagaaatttcatctttttgCACTGACCGTCGTGTTTCTTAATTCATCATTGAATCCGGTCATCTAttgctggaagatgagacacatTCAACGCGCTATCATGGAAATATTGCGAAGCATGTCTTGGCGTAGACGCCAACCTTCTCGCTTGCACTACGATCGGTCTTCAAGTTTTGTTCATGTTGACAACCGAACTCCTGTTTTTAACAAGGACGTCATGCAGTCCGTACTCGCAGAGTAA